In the genome of Candoia aspera isolate rCanAsp1 chromosome 1, rCanAsp1.hap2, whole genome shotgun sequence, one region contains:
- the SCRN3 gene encoding secernin-3, which produces MANSIAEPFSCDTFVALPPATLGSQIIFGKNSDRPSDEVQEIVFFPAAIHDPGQKVECTYIEIEQAPETYAVVLSRPSWLWGAEMGANERGVCIGNEAVWGKEEVCSDEALLGMDLVRLGLERADTAEKAISIIVELVDKYNQGGNCMESQMTFTYHNSFLIADRKEAWILETSGKYWAAEKVEQGTRNISNQLSITTKIDHEHPELRNYALSKGWWDGKEEFDFAATYSYVNTARMTTTSGRFCEGNKLLKKHTGNITAETMMTILRDKESGLNMEGAFMTTGSMVSILPQDPNLPCVHFFTGTPDPERSVFKPFIFVQNITQLLKTSSPVFGPEDPVKKQPRFHTKLDRRHELYRKHERAVVMMESSKEKAELIMERIQKLEKTKIDEIDRILQSGYLDVDQAVNLFSNCVEEEIHIYV; this is translated from the exons atGGCTAATAGTATTGCTGAACCCTTTTCCTGTGATACTTTTGTGGCTCTGCCTCCAGCCACGCTAGGTAGCCAAATCATCTTTGGAAAAAATTCTGATAGGCCTTCTGATGAAGTCCAGGAGATTGTGTTTTTTCCTGCTGCTATTCATGACCCAGGACAAAAAGTAGAG TGTACTTACATAGAAATCGAACAAGCACCAGAAACATACGCAGTTGTCCTGAGTCGTCCATCCTGGCTGTGGGGTGCTGAAATGGGAGCCAATGAACGTGGGGTTTGCATTGGGAATGAAGCAgtatggggaaaagaagaagtCTGCAGTGATGAAGCGCTCCTTGGCATGGACCTTGTCAG gCTTGGACTTGAAAGAGCGGATACTGCAGAAAAAGCTATCAGTATTATTGTTGAATTGGTGGACAAGTACAATCAAGGTGGAAACTGTATGGAGAGTCAAATGACATTTACGTACCATAACAGCTTTTTGATAGCGGACAGAAAAGAAGCTTGGATTCTGGAAACATCTGGAAAGTACTGGGCTGCAGAGAAAGTAGAAC AAGGAACACGGAATATTTCCAACCAGTTATCAATAACAACTAAAATTGACCATGAACATCCAGAGCTAAGGAATTATGCCCTAAGCAAAGGCTGGTGGGATGGTAAAGAAGAATTTGATTTTGCTGCCACATATTCATATGTAAATACTGCCAGGATGACAACTACAAGTGGCAGATTCTGTGAAGGCAATAAATTATTGAAGAAACATACAG GTAATATAACAGCTGAGACAATGATGACAATTCTTCGAGATAAAGAGAGTGGTCTCAACATGGAAGGTGCTTTCATGACCACAGGAAGCATGGTTTCTATACTTCCCCAAGATCCTAATCTCCCTTGCGTTCATTTCTTCACTGGAACTCCAGACCCTGAAAG gtCTGTTTTTAAACCTTTCATTTTTGTGCAAAATATCACCCAGCTTCTAAAAACCAGCTCTCCAGTGTTTGGCCCTGAGGATCCAGTCAAGAAGCAGCCACGATTTCATACGAAGCTGGACAGAAGACATGAGCTCTATCGAAAACATGAACGGGCAGTTGTCATGATGGAGTCCTCAAAG GAAAAGGCAGAACTGATCATGGAGCGGATCCAAAAATTGGAGAAAACGAAGATTGATGAGATAGACCGAATTCTCCAGAGTGGTTACCTGGATGTTGATCAAGCAGTTAATCTCTTTTCAAATTGTGTAGAAGaagaaatacatatatatgtgtga